The Alosa alosa isolate M-15738 ecotype Scorff River chromosome 11, AALO_Geno_1.1, whole genome shotgun sequence sequence TAACAAATCACAGATAACTGTGAATAGCTCTAACCTATAGGCCTAGATAACCTTTAGTGTGAGTGACATACTGTACCTAGGCCCTACCTAACATGGAAAAAGCTGACAGTTTCAGGGCCGGCTCTTGGCAGGGGCCAGGGTGGGCTAAGCATTGTGTCTTGCCCACCCAAACAAAATCAagaattgtttttattttggtcAGCCAATACACAGATTTTTCAGTTGGGCATTTGTGCAGTGTGCAACAAAACCCAGCTTGGACGTAGAGGAGTATTGACAAATAAGGCTTTTAAATTTGTGTTTTCAAAAtaatctttaaaaatggacaGAATGTATTTTTTTGAAGTTGGAAGACTGTTAAAGTCTTAATGGCTGTGCAACATTTAGCCTACAGGGGGTTAATACATTTTTagagtgtaggcctatttgcaATTTCACCACCCAAAAAATACCAGGTGGCACAACCAAAAGCttctaaaaaaacacacagacttaTTTGTTTTGGTAAGTATACCTGAGAGTGTTTACAGTGCTTAACTAACACATTATTTTAATGTGAGTTCAATAGATTGGGCACTGACAGGGATGAATAGGAAAGATAGGTAGGCGAAAATGTATCGTCGGAGAATCGGAAAACGAGACGTACACTTCCGGGGTTTCTTGTGCGTGATTTTCACCAGCTTCACCAAAGGTGGCAAAGGTTAAAGGTAGCTGGAAGTGTTTTAATCTCAAGTCAGAAGCTAGTTACTGGCTAGCTATCTACCTGCAGTTATCGAACACGTTACCATAGTATAATATATGTAGTCCAAGTGAATTACGCAGAGTCGTTAAACGAAAGGTTTGACAGCAAAGACAGTAGCAGCTAGAACTACTTCACAGGCTAACATTAGGATTCGGTCGTGGTGATAGTTACTAAGCTAATATTTCGTAGCTGGTAGCTTGCTAGCTCCAGACGCTTCGCTTCGCTAGATGCTTGTTTAAAGCAAACCATACAAGTTGTCAAGCTAACAACTCGAGTGGATGAGGCAAGTGAACTCTTGCAAGATTCATTAAATTTGTGCGGTTTTTCGTTTAACGTAAACCGTTCCAACGATAACGAGACACTTTCAAAGTAAGCTATCATACCAGCACCGTTTCCTGTTGGCTATCCAGCCAAACGACAGGACAGGCTAACTTGAACTAGCAGCTAGCTGATGTTTACTGATTAACATAGAAGCTAAGCTTGGTCGAGCGACTTTTAACCTGCAAAGATGTTACTTCGCCTCAACAGAAAATCGGTGGACCAGTGACTTTCACTTGCGTTATTGATCTTGATTGTACATTTTAATGGGAGGCGAGCTGCTTATCGGTGCAACCCGTGGGCGATACTTGTGGAGACGAAGGAAGTGCCACTGTCCTGAATGGAGTCGCTGGCCGGGTATGTTTACAAAGCGGCTAGCGAGGGCAGAGTCTTGACATTAGCCGCACTGCTGCTGAACCACTCAGAGACCGAAACGCGATACTTACTCAACTATGTAACTCATCTCGCCGGCCAGCGGTCTACCCCGCTCATTATAGCTGCTCGCAACGGTCATGAAAAAGTTGTGCGGTTTCTTCTGGATCACTACAGAGTGGACACGGAACAGACGGGCACTGTAAGATTTGATGGGTTAGTATTTGTTGTCTTTTATTTCTATGACTTTTGTGACCTCCAGTATCCTGTCATGAGTAAAACACTACGAGGTTTTCCTGGTCGGTGTTTTTGGCGGCAGGCTGattgatgtgtgtctgtatgtttgtcaGATACGTGATTGATGGAGCCACGGCCCTGTGGTGCGCTGCAGGGGCGGGTCACTTTGAGGTGGTTCAGCTCCTGGTGTCCCACAGTGCCAATGTCAACCACACCACCGTCACCAACTCCACCCCGCTGCGAGCCGCCTGCTTCGATGGACGCCTCGACATTGTACGCTACTTGGTTGAGCACCTGGCGGACATTAGCATTGCTAATAAGTACGACAATACCTGCCTGATGATCGCCGCCTACAAGGGCCACTCGGACGTGGTGGACTTCCTGCTGGAGCGGGGAGCCAATCCCAATGCCAAGGCCCACTGTGGCGCCACCGCCCTGCACTTCGCTGCCGAGGCCGGCCACCTGGACATCGTGAAGGCACTGGTGCAGCGACatgcctccatggtgctgaatGGCCACGGCATGACACCACTGAAGGTGGCGGCAGAGAGCTGCAAGGCGGACGTGgtggagctgctgctgcagcataCGGACTGCGACGCTGGAGAGCCGCATCGAGGCGCTCGAGCTGCTCGGTGCCTCCTTTGCCAACGATCGCGAGTACTACGACATCCTCAAGACCTACCACTACCTGTACCTGGCCATGCTGGAGCGCATGCGCGACCACGAGCACCCCGTCGTCAAGTCCCAGCTGCCCCCCGTGCCGGCCTACGGCGGCCGTAGCGAGTGCCAAAGCCTGACTGAGCTGGAAGCCATCCGGCTGGACCACGACGCGCTGCACATGGAGGGCCTGAAGGTGCGCGAGCGCATCCTGGGCTCTGAGAACATCGACGTGTCGCACCCGATCATCTACCGCGGCGCCGTCTACGCAGACAACATGGAGTTTGACCGCTGCATCAAGCTGTGGCTCCACGCGCTGCACCTGCGCCAGAGAAGCAACCGCAACACGCACAAGGACCTGCTGCGTTTTGCCCAGGTGTTCTCCCAGATGGTGCACCTGAAGGAGACGGTGCAGCCGGCCGACGTGGAGCAGGTGCTGAGCTGCAGCGTGCTGGAGATCCAGCGGAGCATGGCCCGCATGGAGAGCACACCGGAGCCCGAGCTGCCCGCCGCCACCGACAACCTGGAGTCCAACATCTTCACCTTCCTCTACCTGCTCTGCATCTCCACGCACACGCAGTGCAGCGCGGCCCAGCGCGCCTGCATCAACAAGCATGTCTACCAGCTGCTGCAGTTGGACCCGCGCTCGCGAGAGGGCTCCTCGCTGCTGCACCTGGCCATCAGCTCCAGCACGCCCGTCGACGACTTCCACACCAACGACGTGTGCAGCTTCCCCAACGCACAGGTCACCAAGCTGCTGCTCGACTGCGGAGCCCAGGTGAACGCCGTGGACAACGAGGGCAACAGCCCTCTGCACATCATCGTGCAGTACAACCGGCCAATTAGCGACTTCCTGACGCTGCACGCCATCATCATCAGCCTGGTGGAGTCCGGCGCCCACACGGACATGACCAACAAGCAGAAGAAGACGCCGCTGGACAAGAGCACCACCGGCGTCTCCGAGATCCTGCTCAAGACGCAGATGAAGATGAGCCTGAAGTGCCTGGCCGCTCGAGCCGTGAGGCAGCACCACATCACCTACCGCAACCAGATCCCACGCACGCTCGAGGAGTTTGTGGAGTTCCACTGAAACGGTGACTCTTTTATACGAGAGCGCGTTGGCCTAGAGTTCCTCTGCCACACAGCTGACTTTTGTTTTATATGAGCCCATGCTCTACTAAATCCAGTGGTGCTGAAGATGCTGTTTTCTGGTTCTTTTTGCCATATGTCTAAAATGCACACACCTGGCTCATGTGTGAAGGACTGCTTGTTTTAAAGGACTGAGCcaggtgggtctgtgtgtgtgaggactgtGCCAGGTGCAttctcctgtgtctgtgtgtgtgtgtgtgtgtgtgtgtgtgtgagagagagagagggcctgtGCCGGGTGAAATGTCTGTAGTGGCAGCTCGCTATTCGTTCCCACCCAGGTGAATGTGTTCTGTCTGGAAGCCATTTGCACACTTCATCCCGGGTTACTGGTGTGTCCTTtaacaggtgtgtgtatgaaaggtgtgACCTGCCAGGTCATGTCCCCACCAGCGCTGTCTGACCCCTGTGAGGGCTGACCTCTAGATGGCCGCAGCAGGAGAGACCTCCACTGCACCATCAGCCTACTCGGGCTGCTCTTAGCTTTTAACAACTGGTTTTATGATTATCCTTTGgtatatttgaaatacatactttggaatattttgttttaaaaaaatgtttattaaaTTATATCAGAAAATCAACTATTGGACAAAAGAAATCCAACTTGAGTTGCCATGGAGTGCTTGCTTCGTCTGTGTGTTGAATGCAGAGGTGCAAAaggtcctctcctcccctcccctcccctcccctcccctctaagcactcctctcctctctttggtgatcaggcttgtgtgtgtgtgtgtgtgtgtgagcaagcgagcgagagagagggcgcGCGcaagcatgtgtgcgtgtgtcagagagagagagagagactgagacagcCACCTCAGAGAGACAGCATCCTTCAAGCTGTCAAGAGTGAGAACAGATTCGAATGTGTCCATGTCATTGTGAAGGATCAGGAAGACAGaaaaagtgtatgtgtatgtgctgagCATTGCTTTGAATGTAGAAgctccccccccctcttttcACCAGCCATGGTGTCCCTATTGCTTGAGATTGTACCGCCTGAATGTGTCGCgctgaggtggaggagaggtctGCTTCCCCACACACATGGGAGACAACTCCAGGCGGAACAATAATGTGTTCTATTTATTGCTAACTTTTTGGGTTGGTTTGCCTGGTctttattcctttttttttattttggagaCCTTGTAATTAACAATTACATCTAAGATGCTATGAATGAGAGATTTTAATTTAAAGGTTTGACAACCAAAGGACTGACtttctttatatatattatcCTTACATCGCCAAACTCCCACCAGTGTTCAGATTGTCATGGAGAGATTGTCATGTTGATTTGTGTCTGTGCTCAGTGTTGGACGACATGGTCAGTGTCTGTGCTCTCAGGGTGGGAGGACATGGTCCTTGTCTGTGCTCCAGCAGAGATGGATTGTCACACTACAGCTGTTTGTTTTCTTAATAAATGAGACCTCATCATTGGCTCCTTTCTCCGTTTATAGCACAACTCCtgacgcctgtgtgtgtgtttgtttgtttgtgtgtgtgagaaattaGTGTGGACTTATACTGTATAACAGCACACTGCTGTTTTGCTACCAGGTCTCTGTACTACAGACAGAAATGGAAATTATATGTGAATGCATCATAAGGCTCACTGAGATTTGTCTCTAAGGCTACACAAAGACTGCTGTCTGCACTTTTGGGTCCTCGGCTGAGTTTGAAAGGGAGGAATCAAACAGACCTTTAAGACTGGGCTTACCTTACgactagttacagtgcatgaaaatgcactgttctgttatccgaagtattcttcttattattattcttcccaccaaatttctgcgtgtaattcagcttcaaccgtttaacgtagaaactttgttcaaactttgtaacgtaggtcttgaaaaggacacttgaggaatgtatttttcacttttgttaaCTTTATACTTtctgagatattaacaaaaaacaagcttatttttccccatagactttacattagcactatgacatcacaatggactaattaacttgatttgcacctgtatcaacctccagctgctcaactaggacccatcaaagggccagttaaactgattgcacctgtatcaactgctttctgcttaactaggccaactctgtgtctccattctacaagaatataaggcacattccatccaactttctatccattcatcctcttcaaaccattcactcatccacctattaaactatccatcaacatccattaaacaatctgcctgtcaacatccattcaactttctgtctatcaacacccattacactatctacattcaacttttgaactatatactctgtctcaggcttttaagcatacaatctggctctcttaagactactatttcctctgcccacaactgtttcaaaataaatgtcctcactacaataattcactattaaataatttaactatttaaactactcaactatttaactgttcagccatttcaactgtcagttgttatcaactatgactcctgccaactgtttccaaataaaagtttgtttggcattttatgttaatatacagtatgtttatattttcatgcactggtaatttcctcgaaattacattttctagttttaaataACATTCAGTTGCAGAAGGGCTTGGATTTGAATTCCGTGTTGTTTGTAGTTGAACACAGCATGACCACTGTTAAAGAGGCACATTTGTGCATTTTCCAACATAAAAACCctgacagatgagcaacagtaGAACTAGCCCTTTGTTTAGATGGTGCTTGGCCACAAGCGTTCAGTCTGCatggctcgatggtgttttatgcccccaacgtcgtcttccaggcaacactgccaccgtcgacttaaaggcaccttatcctaaacctaaccccaaccttaACCCATGGATTAccatagcgccttccaggcagcgctgccttgaagacaatgttgggggcaaacagaaatgtctgcATGCCAGCTCTATGGGTTTCACACCAGCCATGCCAGCTGTAAGGGTCTTACCTAAGATGCTTCATTGCACATCTTCCATCAAATGGAGAGGCTTAGCCCTCTTAAACTAGCCTGTGAGATGTCTGCCATCGCCCATACACAGGACCTTTGTGGGACGTTTAGAGACGcataatgaacacacacacttttgtgtaCATAGGGCATGCACAATGTAGGGTACTGCAATGTGGCTGTGTGGCACACACTATCATATTGTCTACTAAAAGCACAAGGTAATAATAGTTTTGCAAAATTGTTTTTACAGTTTAATAATAATGCCTCTCATTGTGAACTGTGCTTCCCTTTTTGTGTTAGTGGGTAACACTATAAGTTATTTACATTCTTCAAGTTTGTCTTAATATACATTGAAAAGTGCATCAATATAACATACATTTCTGAAAAGATAATTCATCCACAAATAATCAGTTATGTGACCCCTCACTCACTACACATGAAGTCAACCAAAGAAGATAGCAGATTCCAAGCCGAGGACTGTGCTACTGTGCGTTAACTTTAGCTAGGTCAGCAAAGTGTTTTTAAAAGCAAGTTACATTACAGCCCTCATAGTTCTTGATCCTTCAGGCCGATGGAAGAAGTCTGAGCCTTGTGTGACTCAGCCTTGTATTTGAATGTCTGGTATGGCAGCTTACTTCGAACATGGCTTATATTAAAGTATACAACTAACTAACAATACATTATAATTCCATTCAAACCCATGTTTTATATCAGGTTGTGAAGTGCTGGAGTGTGCATGTGGCCTGGCAGAAGCATCATGGGTAGTCTGGTGGTGTCTGAGCATTGGGTgcagtgggggtggggtggttatGCTATTATGAAGCCAAAAGATGACctctcacacagaaacatacagagCCTTTTGTCCACTCTACTACACCCATCGTCCAACAGTTTTCCTCACCACACATAACCTAAATAACCTAAAAGTGCAATTTGCCATATTACTCTTTTGACACTGCTTTGTCAACGGCATTCATCTGACATGGCAAGTTCTCTGCAGTGATTTCAAACCATTGGCAAATATATTTTGAAGACTGGCCAACCCACAGCTCTGCTGCCAGAGGCAGGCTGTGATGCGAAGGCTCCTCAATTTGAATGTTCTGCAAGTGAGTGGGTCTCCTTTAAGGCAGGTGCTACAAGCTGAGGATAGCGGGACCTTCTGCATCTCTTGAAGGTGTCCTAGGTTGAGGCCAAGATGGTAAGGAGCCTGAGTGGTTGGATAAACAGGGTTCAACAAGTGCTAATTGGCTGTGTGGTAGGCAGAGGTCACACCCATGTCCACTGTCTCCCATCTGTATACCTGAGCCAAAGAAAACCCATGTGGTAGCCAGGGTTACCGTTGTTCTGGTGTCTTCTCATTGGTCAGCTGGTGTGTAGTCACCAGGGTTATCACTGTTTTAGTGTCTTCTCATTGGTCAGCTGGTGTGTAGTCACCGGGGTTATCACTGTTCTGGTGTTTCTCATTGGTCAGCTGGTGTGTAGTCACCGGGGTTATCACTGTTCTGGTGTCTTCTCATTGGTCAGCTGGTtttcatccctctttctttattttgccttttgcCAAGCTGGAGAAACAAAGGCCAAGCTGGAGAAACAAAGTTAGAATGTGAGAACAGAACACATAACTTCACTAACTCAAGAGTGAGAACAGGGCTTCCCAAACTGGAATAAGGTGCAGTGGCCTCTGGACACGGGACTTAAAGCAAGGAAATTGTCTGCCTGAAGTCATCAGTAACTTTCAAAGAACTGATATATAATTACCTATTTTCAAATCTCAAACGCCCTGGCCCACACCTGAATTTAGGCAGACTGTAtcacaaacactgctttagcTTCCTCAAGCAGACTGTATCATAAAAAAAGTCCTTTAGCTTCAAGCAGGTCCTGTAACTTCCTCAAACAGGTCCTGTAGCTTCCTTGAGCACGTCCAGTAGCATTACTTGACTGTACGAGTGATAACACCTGATGAAACGACTCACCTTCCATAACGCCAGGACAAGCAGAGCTAAAAGCAGCAGGCCTCCCAGCGAGCTCCCGATTATAATCCAGATGGGAATTCTGTAATCTTCCTCTTTTCTAATCTCTAGGATTATCTGGGGAAATCAACACAAATGAGAAACTCCAACAGATCAGATCACATTGTAGTCTGAGTTGCCAGAGCAAAGCTTCATCGCCCCAGGAGATTATTGTTATTGGTTATTGTGCTCCTGTTGTGGAAAGGCTGTTACAGATGATCTTGATGCAGTGGCGATTTTTAAACAGCAGGAGGCAATGTAAGCAGGAACATCGGAGCAGCTCCACTCTCTTGCTCACCTTGGACCACTGAGGTCTCCATCCATAAAGCCGATAAGCCACCTGCTTTTAAGTGTTatcaaacagaaaaaaattggcatgcgcccccccctccccatggGTCACACATACATGCCGTGTTGGCCGAGCTTCATGCAGGAAAGTTGGGCTGGCCGGGTTGAGTTCCACTGAAGCAGTCGTAACCAGCTCCAGCTTCCTGAACTGCACCTGAACAAGAGCACCAACAGCACAGGATCACTTCTACTGAGACATCTGAGGCCAACATGAAATAGCACAGGTTCACTATTTCTCCAGAGACAGCAGCCCCAAATCACCACCCTCACCCCGACCCTGATTGTGACCCTGAGAAAGAGTGAGTTGGGGGAGGGGGACTCACAGCCAGTAAGGCGTGGAGGTGAAGCCATCCTCCGATGGACACGCCGACTTGGGCCTGGGCAGGTAAGgtcacactgcactgcacagacAGGGCCACACTGTTGGAGCGGTTCTGAAGGAGGAACAACAACAAGGCAGTTTGAGTGATGGGCATGAGggaaacatatacacacacacaacaggacgGACAACACACAGGTCATGGGTCTTCACAGAGCTCCCACAAAGGGCTAGAAAACAAGAGCTGAAAGAGAAATATAACTAAACCAGGTGAACTcaaggcagggagggagaggaaggcaCTTGTCCTAACCAGCCAGCTGTGTAGtaagggagggagtgaggggaAGAAGAGAGGTATGAGTTCTGCTCTAACTAGAACACTGTTGGAGCGCTTCTGAAGGAGGAACAACAACAGGGAAGTTGGAGTGATGGGCATGAGGgaatcatatgcacacacaacaggatgttttactgtacattGTCTTGTAATTGTTTAAACCCTGTGCTTGTTTTGTGTCTCTGTTGTAACTCTTGCAGCAATTTCTCTCAGCGTCCAAAACAAATTAAAgatactttgactttgactacaTGGTTATGGTTCTTTGGCAAACACGTTTGTCCAAAGTGATATACAACAATAACAAGAAACATCATAAAATAATTAACAGTTAAACAACATAGTCATATGGCCTACCTACTAATATTAGCAACAGGCCACATACATTTAACAATAACCACATACAAACTGTGACTCGAGAACTAATTAGTTAGATACTATTAGTTACTGTAGATACTACAGATGAGTCTTTAAACACTTTTTGAAAATCACCGCTAGAACGAAGATTAGGTAAATCACCAAACTATCCCTAGAACAATTGATAATGTaggaaacagcagagaattgtaaaTATCCATTTGCATGGATGTACCAAAGCATTTGCAACTTGTTCAAAGACTTGAGCTGTggcatgagagggagagaaccaTATTCGTCATAAAAGCCATTTATGACGAATATTGGCAATCAAAAACACATTCAGTGCTATTTGACCCTAACGAAAGGATGAAACAAAAAGATCCGGCATCCAGCAGTGCAGAGATGATGTTGTTGAAACTGAATTACACTTTAACAGAATGGCCAAAATTCCAATAAATTCGTAATAACTACTTTCCAAAATTAAGACAAAATCCCTGATTTGTATGACCTACCAAACCGAACAAACTACTATACAGTACCTGTTGGgagaggacacagacagctgtatTACTGCTGCCCAATATGTCCTTGCCGGTCACCAGCTGAGAGACACTGAGTGATTTCTGTATGTACACATTTCTGTTTACAATTCACTTTGTCTATGTACCCCTTGTATATACCTGTGGAATTGCTTATGTCCTGATATATTTATGTAACAATTGCTTTGGCGATACAAATGTCAAATTTCAACTGTCaaatttgtcatgccaataattTGAGAGGTCCTTACCAGCTGtagcatgagagagagtgagagagagaaagagagagagagaggtccttACCAGCTgtagcatgagagagagagagagagaaagagagagagagaggtccttACCAGCTGtggcatgagagagagtgagagagaaagagagggagagaggtccTCACCAGCTgttgcatgagagagagagagagagagaaagagagggagagaggtccTCACCAGctgtggagtgagagagaaaaagggagagagagaggtcctcACCAGCTGTGGAGTGAGAGACAGGTCTTCAGGTAAAGCTCGTGTCGGAGGGATGGAGCGGGAGGGGTTGCAGTGTGAGCCTGCCATCTGATAAGAAACAGTTATGGACGCATAAGCACAATcatgagcacacacataaacacaatcaTACATAAACACGGCATACTGCCACCTCATGCATTGCAAACAAATAAGGACAAATCTGATCCTGCTTGATCTCTGTGGCTGTGTCTTAAGTAGAGTGCAGTGTGTCCTGTCTGGTCTATGTGGAAATGACTGATGCGTTCTGCAGTGTGTCCTGTCTGGTCTATGTGGAAATGGCTGATGCGTTCTGCAGTGGGTGTCCTGTCTGGTCTATGTGGAAATGGCTGATGCGTTCTGCAGGGTGTCCTGCCTGGTCTATGTGGAAATGGCTGATATGCAGgagctgattgccgccactggTGACAGCCGACATCTCCACAGTAATCTGCAGCTCCTCCACCGGGAACAGCCCCAAATTCTGGATCTGTGTGGTGGGCAGTGGATTGGAAATCTGGGTCACACAGTGCACTTATACACATGAGATAAGAACTCATACTACAGGGTCAcatagagcagtggttctcaaccttttatTGAGTCACGACCCCCAAAATAATCAGGTTGGTGTTTgagacccccaccccaccagccacCTGCATTTATTTTTGTTCATAACAGTGACTCCTGAACTCAATGCAATATTACTATAGCCAATTTTACTGATGCTTAAGGCCAGACTGCCATGGATGGTCTGTCTTGTGTGAACACTACCgctgtttgtttgcatgtgttagaaatggtaatgaaaatgaaacaaaacggATGAAAAGTGGtggtttattttatatttttataaagaAAATTACGCAACCTGGCGACCCCCAGAAAAATATAATGATCTTGTtgaggttgagaaccactgacacAAAGTATCTcacaggcttacacacacagcGGGAAACCAttaattgttaatgtttataaatatttttttagtgCATGCCAGGTGTGACTAAAACTACAGTGCAAGTGGATAATTCAACCAAACCAGAGATTTCCCACCTGGTATGAAAGGTTAAAGGTCGGTCCGATGGCACCAGGACTGGTTTCAGAAGGTTCAGGTTTAATTTCAAAGCGCGTTGGGTTTGAGTCTCTATGAAGGAAACATATCCACGTCAGAGACTCACACAGTATGTGGACACAGTACCAGGTTGAGTGTTGAGCAGTGCACTGGTGAACGTGCCCCTGGGCAGGCAGCTACCTGGTGAAGAGGAGGTCTCCCTCGTATTTGATGGGATAGTAGAGGTTGTTCAGGTTGTCCTGcagactcctctcctctccctcactgcAGATGGACAGACAGTGGATCTCAGTGGATTTATTTAGTCTCTTTACATATTACACATCTGCCTGTTATGTAAATTTATGGGCATCATGTATGCTGGAAGCTCTTCAGGTCGAAAGAGTCATATAGCTGATTGGTGTGTGTCAggggagtgtattgtgtgtgcttATTGGTCAggggagtgtattgtgtgtgctgATTGGTCAGGGGAGTGTATCATGTTTGCTTCCGAGTCTCACCTGCTGGCTTCCAGAGTCACCTGCACGTAATCCAGGAAGACCGACCTGCTCAGCTCAAACTCCACACGGAAAGACACCTGTGCCAGACAAACAGAAGCCTTTGCTCAGGTTGCCTTCCTCACACAAACCTTCTCATGTTTTTATCTCTAACCCTAATGCCTGCAagcctaatcctaaccctaatgtCGATAAGACTAGTCCTAATCCTAATGTCTGTAAGCCTAGTCCTAACCCTAATGTCTGTAAGCCTAGTCCTAACCCTAATGTCTGTAAGCCTAGTCCTAACCCTAATGTCTGTAAGCCTAGTCCTAACCCTAATGTCtgtaaacctaaccctaaccctaatgtctgtaaacctaaccctaatgtCTGTAAGCCTAGTCCTAACCCTAATGTCTGTAAGCCTAGTCCTAACCCTAATGTCtgtaaacctaaccctaatgtCTGTAAACCTAGTCCTAATCCTAATGTCTTCAAgactaatcctaaccctaatgtCTGTAAACCTAGTCCTACCTCTAATGTCTTCaagcctaaccctaaccctaatgtCTGTAAGCCTAGCCCTAACCCTAATGTCTTCAAGTACATTTCACTGCTGGTAAGGTGCACCCAGGAATGAATGCAGACTAAAACAGATATCAGAAGCCTTCACATGAAGTCCTCTCTCAGCCGGCAACTTCAGAGATGAAAGATTTGGCCTACCCAGAGCTTGTAGATCCCTGACAGGAGAAGT is a genomic window containing:
- the fem1b gene encoding LOW QUALITY PROTEIN: protein fem-1 homolog B (The sequence of the model RefSeq protein was modified relative to this genomic sequence to represent the inferred CDS: deleted 1 base in 1 codon) codes for the protein MESLAGYVYKAASEGRVLTLAALLLNHSETETRYLLNYVTHLAGQRSTPLIIAARNGHEKVVRFLLDHYRVDTEQTGTVRFDGYVIDGATALWCAAGAGHFEVVQLLVSHSANVNHTTVTNSTPLRAACFDGRLDIVRYLVEHLADISIANKYDNTCLMIAAYKGHSDVVDFLLERGANPNAKAHCGATALHFAAEAGHLDIVKALVQRHASMVLNGHGMTPLKVAAESCKADVVELLLQHTDCDAESRIEALELLGASFANDREYYDILKTYHYLYLAMLERMRDHEHPVVKSQLPPVPAYGGRSECQSLTELEAIRLDHDALHMEGLKVRERILGSENIDVSHPIIYRGAVYADNMEFDRCIKLWLHALHLRQRSNRNTHKDLLRFAQVFSQMVHLKETVQPADVEQVLSCSVLEIQRSMARMESTPEPELPAATDNLESNIFTFLYLLCISTHTQCSAAQRACINKHVYQLLQLDPRSREGSSLLHLAISSSTPVDDFHTNDVCSFPNAQVTKLLLDCGAQVNAVDNEGNSPLHIIVQYNRPISDFLTLHAIIISLVESGAHTDMTNKQKKTPLDKSTTGVSEILLKTQMKMSLKCLAARAVRQHHITYRNQIPRTLEEFVEFH